A single region of the Brienomyrus brachyistius isolate T26 chromosome 10, BBRACH_0.4, whole genome shotgun sequence genome encodes:
- the LOC125750330 gene encoding heterogeneous nuclear ribonucleoprotein A0-like translates to MENQLCKLFVGGLNVQTTDDGLRKHFEQYGTLTDCVVVQNQQLKRSRCFGFVTYSTAEEADAAMAARPHVLDGNNVELKRAVAREDAGKPEALAKVKKIFVGGLKDDVEEEHLQEYFSQFGAIEKAEVISDKQTGKKRGFGFVYFDDNDSADKAVVLKFHTINGHKVEVKKALTKQEMQAAGGRSRGRGGRGMGRSQNGYGGGRGGYSYGGYGGNDGGYGGGYGGNYGGGYGGYGDQMGGYGGGNGYNDFGSGYGQQSSGYGPMKEFTKQMDFNKLLLLSPV, encoded by the coding sequence atggaaaatcaactgtGTAAGCTGTTTGTCGGCGGGTTAAACGTGCAAACCACCGACGACGGTCTCCGCAAACACTTCGAGCAGTATGGGACGCTGACTGACTGCGTGGTTGTCCAGAACCAGCAGCTGAAGCGGTCGCGCTGCTTCGGCTTTGTGACCTACTCCACCGCGGAGGAGGCCGACGCCGCCATGGCTGCCCGGCCGCATGTGTTGGACGGCAACAATGTGGAGCTGAAGCGGGCCGTGGCCCGTGAAGATGCCGGAAAACCCGAGGCTCTGGCCAAGGTGAAGAAGATCTTCGTCGGCGGTCTGAAAGACGACGTGGAGGAAGAGCACCTCCAAGAGTATTTCTCCCAGTTCGGCGCGATCGAAAAGGCCGAAGTGATCAGCGACAAGCAGACCGGCAAGAAGCGCGGCTTCGGCTTCGTCTACTTCGACGATAATGATTCGGCCGACAAAGCGGTGGTGCTGAAGTTTCACACCATCAACGGACACAAGGTGGAGGTGAAGAAAGCCCTCACCAAGCAGGAGATGCAGGCCGCCGGCGGTCGGAGCCGGGGCCGCGGCGGACGGGGAATGGGAAGGTCTCAAAATGGCTACGGAGGCGGAAGAGGCGGCTACAGCTATGGCGGCTACGGGGGGAATGATGGAGGATACGGCGGCGGCTACGGAGGCAACTACGGCGGTGGATATGGAGGCTACGGCGATCAAATGGGCGGCTACGGCGGCGGGAACGGCTACAATGATTTTGGAAGCGGTTACGGCCAGCAGTCCTCTGGCTACGGCCCAATGAAAG
- the LOC125750329 gene encoding heterogeneous nuclear ribonucleoprotein A0-like → MTNQLCKLFVGGLNVQTTDDGLRQHFEQYGTLTDCVVVQNQQLKRSRCFGFVTYSTAEEADAAMAARPHVVDGNNVELKRAVAREDAGKPEALAKVKKIFVGGLKDDVEEEHLQEYFSQFGAIEKAEVISDKQTGKKRGFGFVYFDDNDSADKAVVLKFHTINGHKVEVKKALTKQEMQAAGGRSRGRGGRGMGRSQNGYGGGRGGYSYGGYGGNDGGYGGGYGSGGGYGNQGGYGGGYGDQMGGGYGNGYSDFGDDYAQQSSGYGAVKGGNYSGRSSAPYSRGGSGGYGRGGYGSY, encoded by the coding sequence ATGACTAACCAACTGTGTAAGCTCTTTGTTGGGGGCCTAAACGTGCAAACCACAGATGACGGActtaggcagcactttgagcagTATGGGACGCTGACTGACTGCGTGGTTGTCCAGAACCAGCAGCTGAAGCGCTCGCGCTGCTTCGGCTTTGTGACCTACTCCACCGCGGAGGAGGCCGACGCCGCCATGGCCGCCCGGCCGCATGTAGTAGACGGCAACAACGTGGAGCTGAAGCGAGCCGTGGCCCGTGAAGATGCCGGAAAACCCGAGGCCCTGGCCAAGGTGAAGAAGATCTTCGTCGGCGGTCTGAAAGACGACGTGGAGGAAGAGCACCTCCAAGAGTATTTCTCCCAATTCGGCGCGATCGAAAAGGCCGAAGTGATCAGCGACAAGCAGACCGGCAAGAAGCGCGGCTTTGGCTTCGTCTACTTCGACGATAATGATTCCGCCGACAAAGCGGTGGTGCTGAAGTTTCACACCATCAATGGACACAAGGTGGAGGTGAAGAAAGCCCTCACCAAGCAGGAGATGCAGGCCGCCGGCGGTCGGAGCCGGGGCCGCGGCGGACGGGGAATGGGAAGGTCTCAAAATGGCTACGGAGGCGGAAGAGGCGGCTACAGCTATGGCGGCTACGGGGGGAATGATGGAGGATACGGCGGTGGCTACGGCAGTGGCGGTGGTTATGGTAACCAGGGAGGCTACGGAGGGGGATACGGTGACCAGATGGGAGGCGGCTACGGGAACGGCTACAGTGACTTTGGGGACGATTACGCTCAACAGTCCTCCGGATACGGCGCAGTGAAAGGGGGGAATTATTCAGGCAGAAGCAGCGCACCTTACTCCCGGGGTGGCAGCGGTGGCTACGGTCGGGGTGGATACGGTAGCTATTAG